The window TGGCATTCAGAGTCTCCCTTCGGAGAATGCTTTCAAGTGTCTGAAAATCAATGTCACAGAAGCCCTCAGACTTCAAAGCGAGCTCAGCTTGGGCATCAATCACTTCCCAGCAGCGCTGGGTCAGGTCAGGTTCCTCGAAtaagcagctctgggagagcagcacGCAGGCATTCTTTGCACTCAGGCTTGTCTCGAGAAAGTTAACGCAGGCACGGGCCAGGTGAGGGACAATGTACTTCTTGGCAGCGTAAAGAGTGGCCAAGACAGTGTCTGCTGCCAAATCGATCTCATCACAATAGATGTACCTGAAATAAAGCACACAGGTGTAATGCTGCTGCTTAATGCGACACCAGTTTGTCAACAAACTCATACAAAATCATAAACAAAGAATATTTAACATAACTCCACATTAAAATCAAGCAGTGCTTTGGGGAGTATTGATTAAGtccagaaagaaagaacaaaaaaaattcagcactAATGTTAAGACCATGGAAGAGAACAGGTTTAAATCTGAGGTGAATCCAACTTTCCATTTGGAGTGCATGCTAGGAGACAATTGTTTAAAAACTGCGGCCCctacagctctgtgctccttcccCACAGGTCTTggctcccaggcaggagctcctgcagggctgcctcccTCAGCTACCACAGGAGCCTGGAACATGTGTTATTATCAAGAGTCCTTGGACTGCGTGTCCCCTGATGGTGAACCATGGTTTACTGAGGTGCATGAACAAGTTTGTAGAGAGTAACTAGGTAATCTAAGAGAAATGCTATTCAAGTATATCAGCTGCTATCATTTCTGTAACTACTGGATTGGGTTCTTTTCAGAggtggctttttgttttgggCTTGTGGTTTCAGTTGGTTTTTTCAAAGGGTTATGAAACGTATCGGAAATGGaagattttcaggtttttaatgCTCACAACATCCTAACTCAACTAGCACAGCATTTTCACTCAGTCTCACTGCATAAGGATGAAAAAAGCTTTATTGCTATGGCAGTGTGGTGGAAGAGATGAAGGTGAAATTCTATTTATGTGACTAAACTGCTGGGATTCATTGCTCAGAGAAATGAAGCATTGTACAGTTTGTTCTTTTCAATATCTCATGCTTCAGGGCTCCATTTGCAGCTGGTGAATGCAATGTGCTAAAACCATGCCAAATGCAATTTCACTCTTCACAGGGATAAGCAAGTCTTGATGGTTATGGCTGATAAAAGTGTCTTCCTCCAGAAAAGCTAAAGTTGTATGCAACCCTGTACCAATTAAAATTTTCTAGTTAGCATGTTCCCTACACAATGAGTTTTCTGCAGAACAGACGTGCCTATAAAGAGGAATTAGTACCTACACTGATCTGATTATAGTTGTAAATAactatttgtatttttgcagcTGTACGATAGCATCCTCCATGCCACACTTGAAAAACATGCACAGAGGAGATATTGCTCCAGCAATATAAAATCTAAGAGGctacagaggaaaaagaaaacttacaTAGAACCAAGCTTATTTTTAGTGTTTACTGCTTGGTTTCAGCTTATTTGTGAAACCAAAGAACCCATCTGTATATCAATGGTTACAGGCTTAGCTCCTTTACcgcccccaaaaaaatcaattttcaattaatttgtttttatgatTCTCCTGATTGCTCTCCTACTCTTTCCTCCCTTCTATTACTTCTCTTTGCCTGCTAGTACAACAGAGAATGATGACAtctgttttaaactgaaatagtCCAAAAGTTGCTATTTTAATATTGCTGCAAATAAAGAACTAATATCACTGATGTacagcagacacagcacagaTCAACTGTCAGCAATACTCCCCACCTCTGACTCTGCCAGTGCACCTCAGCTCTGGTTTGCAATTACTGATATTCCAGTTTCACCCTGTTCTCAAACACAGAGATTCTGCCAGACCACGGGGTTTGGTGGTTTAGTAACACATTCAGCCTGGGATGAGATGAGATCACAGTTCTAACTTGAACAGTCAGGACTGAGATAAGATATAATTCATTAATGCACCAATTCAGTTTAGCAGCCAGACTATGAGTTTAACCCTGTTTTTAAAACTGGAGAGAACAGTCAAAGCAGTTTTACTGGGAGAATAACTAATGTCTACCCATCATGGTATTTCCAACATTACACCTGGCAATACCTTATTTGTTGTCAGAATGCCCACTGtgtaataaaacagaaaaaatatttatgccaTCAGAATTCATTGgcccaggggaaaaaaaatccccaaacttctTGAGCAAGatgtcaaaaccaaaaaacccaagctaaatatattttctgacAAAGTTTATGATGCAGAAAGAAGCCTGTGAAGGAGAGGCTGCTTTGGCATAGCCAAAGTCTTTCCCTCTGTAGCAACACGGATTTGCCATCCATGGCTCACAGCAGTTGCAGgaaacactcccagggatggttTCCCAGAGTGAGAGGAGTGAAGGGGACAGTGGCTCCCCCTAAGCTCCTCATGCAGTGGATGCTGTGATTATGGgacactgcagtgctgagcagcatccctgtgccttccctgcaccatcccagtgctgcagacacTGACTGGGCCACTCTGCAGCCTCAGACACACTGCATCAGGGAAGACAGCACTGGCAAGGTTACCTCAACAGCCACACAGACCACAAAGTTTTTCTGgtctttagggttttttcaaTAAAAGCTGAGAAGGTGAAGAATCCCATGGTTCTGGCCATGCTCTCCTAGATAGTTTCCTAAATTGCCATGGGCTAAAAAATATGCCAAGACCTAGATGTCAGTGTTGCTACTCTCTTTTCTAGGCTTTCTTTAATGATAAATTCAGAAAGTATTCAGTTTTTATACAGCACATCGTGTTTAGCCACAGTGAAATAATTTGCTGTTCAAAAAGAGAGGGGGGCTGCAGGAACCCAAGAATCTTGTATTTGTGATTTGTAAAATCTAGCATGAAAGTAAAGTGTAAGTCTGAGCTCTGCCACAAAATCAAAAAGGCCCAAAGCAAAGATCTATAACACACCTCCCCACATAATGTCACATCTTAATTTTATATTCCAGGTCTACAGAACATCTGtggagctctcctggcagtTACCAATATTTGCACAGAACATTCCTAATGTTGATGATAACCTATAAAAACTCTATATGCAACTTTGAATGTTCATCTATGATGCCagtgaaatgttaaaaatgaaaaagaaattcttctgtAATCACAAGTTAATCAAAACAATCTATGAAACACAATAAATTGCTAGCTAGTGATTATATCATTACGTGCAAGAAAACTTACAGCATATTAAAGGGATCACTATCAGATACTGATGTATTTTTTGTATAGGAAAGCAACAGCATTTATttaagctgaaggaaaaaaacctaaaaactcAAAGCCATAGCATTTCTGTGATAGGGCATTTCTCCTCAACAATCAGAATTTATAGATACATTCAAGGACAATTCAGCAGGGAAGCTGCTTCATTATGCCCATTTAGGAAAAGAGAGCATTTCTTATGCAgtttgcaagaagaaaaataatgatcaTGTAAACTGACTCGTTTTCCTTGTTAGATAAAACCCCCTATTCATGTAAACAGCCTTTTTATCACTTTCCAAACACATCAATATGATACATAAGGagaaatttatttctcagaGGCTATGCTGAATAACTTAGGGTCATTTTTCTAAGACAAGACCTGCGTACTGCAGGTTTATAAAAGAGCTGGAACGATGTCAATCTACAAACCCAGCAATTTACTGGGTCTGAGGGGGCTTTGTGCAtgcatttttaacttttctctATGCTTGCAAAGTAGAAcagttggtttggggttttttgttacaGCTGACAAACCTTTTTAGTAACTCCATTCCTTTGTGTAACATACAGTGACAAATCAGATCAATAGGCATTACAGTACACAATGTGCCCAAAGATCCCCTGTCAAAGTCATTATTTACAACTGCCTACATTAGTCTAATATGTGTGTGCCTGGAAGTACAGGGGGAGAGCAAAATTAGGTGAAAgttcaaaacacaaaaagaggAATATTTCAAGCAactgctttctttctgtttataTGCAACTTCAGCTATGACATTGGCAGGGCATATATACATCAGACAGGAACACATATCCAGCAGATGAATGATGCTTACTTCAGCATtgcaagaaaagcagcaggctCAACATCTGGTATACGGATTTCATCTTTGTCCTCAGCGAGCTCTCCGTAAAACATTGCATGGAATACAGAGCTCCCAACAGCCAGGACATACTGTTGAGAAAGGGAAATCTTATTTCATGCTTTGAACTGAAAACACTGCCAACACAAACAATGTGGGAGAGCCACTCTGAGCAAGCTGGGCTGCACTGACAGGCTCTACAGACACACTTCAGTAAGAAATGAAGTCCAAGTTAAGAACAAGTTACACGTTTTCCTTGTATTTTACTCTCCTGGGCATAGATGCATTAGCTACTGGAAAACGCTCACCTCCACCACAGAAGTTAACTATTTCTAGGAAATCTCAAGAGCAGCATTAATCAACAGCACAAAGCAGTATTCCTAACTTTACTGCCTTAGCCCAACAAATGTGCTGTTTAAccaaaaacacaaagaaaagccAAGGAGAGATTATCCCACTGCATGTGGCCTTTCCAAACACAGACTGCTGCCTGTCCCAGAAGAGCTGAGCCTCCCACACTCTGTCCTGCTGTAACTGTGGGAGCTCTCtctggctgtccccaccccagcagATCATGCAGCTGTTGCTTACTTTGTGTCCTGGCAGCCGCTGGGTCCCACCTGGTGGCCCGACCACAAAATGAACATCTGCCATCAAGTCATTGTTGAACATCACTGCATTTCTACAAACAGAGGTAGCATGTTAATTTGTGGCACCCAGGAACTCTCTTTGCACGTCCCAGACTCaagaaatatgattttttaacAACTTCAAGTTGCTTGTTAGCAAAGAGAAGCAGGTCACACTTTGCTTTCAGCTGCTTTACACATTATTGCACAAATATATCAGAGAAAATACTAAAAGTGTTTCTGGTGTGTGTGGGTACaataaaacaaacccccaaacttcTGAGAACTTTCCAAGAAGTGGAAATCAAAGTCCAGAGCATTTATCACTGAAAATCCCCACTGAGGTCTAAAAGGAAATCTTTATGGGTATGCTGTGGCTTTCAGCAACATTTTTATTAACTCAAACAGATGCAGTGGCTGGAAAAGagatacaaaaatatttcattaccaAAATTCTTATTTCCCACACAcatgtggggagaaaaaaagctcaaacaaataaaatataactgTGTTTTCTTCAGCAAATAAGTGCATTCTGGACATTTTGCTACTTTTCACCTCTCTAttcaaacaccaaaaaaagctgCCCTGAACTTACCTCTCTCTGATGGTTGGATAAAGTCCTTGCCAATTAGGTGCAGGAATagtgttgttgttgttgagaTTTTGCTGATGGTACTGCTGGACAGCAGTTGTATTAGTATTAGCTGGTTTCTTTCGGGGAAAAATATCAGCAgccatcttcttcttctttttggtCTTCAAGGTAATGATTTCATAGCAAACTGGAGGCAATTTGCTgttgctactgctgctgctatttCCTTTCTTAGAGCTCTTCTTAGACCTGTTCTTGACCGTCTCTGGAAGCATCAAGAAGAAGGTGAGACATTTCatgttctttcctttctcatctACCATCAGTATACCCGTGAGTAAAGACCGACAGCCTAACTAGCCAGGAACATTTAGGAATCTAGGTGGAAGCTGTAACACcgaaagcagcagagctgagactCAGCAAGACAAGGTGACCTTTCCAGCACCCAGAGTAAGAAACTGAGTTTAAGTTTGATCCAGTACTTGAACCGTTAAACACATCCCCATCATTCCTTCCAGCTTTCCTGATCAGGAACCGCCTGGCAGCGCTACAGCCGGGGCAGAGTGCAGGAGGAGCGCAcggtggcagtgccaggctgc of the Camarhynchus parvulus chromosome 3, STF_HiC, whole genome shotgun sequence genome contains:
- the BTBD3 gene encoding BTB/POZ domain-containing protein 3 isoform X1; amino-acid sequence: MVDEKGKNMKCLTFFLMLPETVKNRSKKSSKKGNSSSSSNSKLPPVCYEIITLKTKKKKKMAADIFPRKKPANTNTTAVQQYHQQNLNNNNTIPAPNWQGLYPTIRERNAVMFNNDLMADVHFVVGPPGGTQRLPGHKYVLAVGSSVFHAMFYGELAEDKDEIRIPDVEPAAFLAMLKYIYCDEIDLAADTVLATLYAAKKYIVPHLARACVNFLETSLSAKNACVLLSQSCLFEEPDLTQRCWEVIDAQAELALKSEGFCDIDFQTLESILRRETLNAKEIVVFEAALNWAEVECQRQELTATIENKRKVLGKALYLIRIPTMALDDFANGAAQSGILTLNETNDIFLWYTAAKKPELQFVSKPRKGLVPQRCHRFQSCAYRSNQWRYRGRCDSIQFAVDKRVFIAGFGLYGSSCGSAEYSAKIELKRQGVILGQNLSKYFSDGSSNTFPVWFEYPVQIEPDTFYTASVILDGNELSYFGQEGMTEVQCGKVTVQFQCSSDSTNGTGVQGGQIPELIFYA